A single genomic interval of Paralichthys olivaceus isolate ysfri-2021 chromosome 7, ASM2471397v2, whole genome shotgun sequence harbors:
- the alkbh3 gene encoding alpha-ketoglutarate-dependent dioxygenase alkB homolog 3 isoform X1, which produces MSDKRQRARVQGSWAKQVPKHTAPTGTVPKNHQPRNSNQVPSSWGLGQQKTSQTFEFHQPTKPIRDLPPERLIEHAGDYEISHGPSGVSRLRLMPGFLSPEEADWKFSKLLAELPWSQKTNYRQGEAYDEPRLTCWYGELPYTYAQSTMAANTQWHPLLLTLREAVEQASSSRFNSLLCNLYRDGHDSIGWHSDDEASLGAKPTIASLSLGDTRVFSLRKQPPPEENGDYTYVERIRLPLSHGTLLLMEGATQDDWQHQVAKEYHDRGPRINLTFRTIHPELEGHRPGTKLRFTAEQQ; this is translated from the exons atgtcgGACAAGCGTCAGCGCGCCAGAGTCCAGGGCTCCTGGGCCAAACAAGTGCCAAAACACACAGCACCAACAG GTACAGTTCCAAAGAACCATCAACCCAGAAATTCCAACCAAGTCCCTAGTTCTTGGGGTTTGGGGCAACAGAAGACGTCTCAGACATTTGAGTTTCATCAGCCCACTAAG CCAATTAGAGATCTTCCACCAGAGAGGTTGATAGA ACATGCAGGCGATTATGAGATCAGCCACGGTCCGTCTGGAGTCTCCAG ACTGCGGCTGATGCCTGGGTTTCTTTCCCCAGAGGAGGCTGACTGGAAGTTCAGTAAACTGTTAGCAGAGCTTCCCTGGTCTCAGAAAACCAACTATAGACAGG gTGAGGCATACGACGAGCCCAGGCTGACCTGCTGGTATGGAGAGTTGCCCTATACGTACGCTCAATCCACCATGGCTGCCAACACACAG TGGCATCCGTTGCTGTTAACCCTTCGTGAGGCAGTGGAGCaggcgagcagcagcaggttcaaCTCGCTGCTATGTAACTTGTATCGGGACGGCCATGACAGTATTGGCTGGCACAGTGACGATGAGGCCTCCTTGGGTGCCAAACCCACAATCGCCTCGCTCAGTCTGGGGGACACAAGAGTGTTCAGCCTTCGAAAGCAGCCTCCACCG GAGGAGAACGGTGACTACACTTATGTGGAGCGAATTCGGCTTCCTCTGAGTCATGGGACACTTCTGCTGATGGAAGGAGCCACACAGGACGATTGGCAG CATCAAGTGGCTAAAGAGTACCATGACCGTGGCCCGCGGATCAACTTGACCTTCAGAACTATTCATCCAGAGCTGGAGGGCCACAGGCCGGGGACCAAGCTTCGCTTCACTGCTGAGCAACAGTAA
- the c7h11orf96 gene encoding uncharacterized protein C11orf96 homolog, whose amino-acid sequence MAAVRQMIMEASGFHVLPAHLMASAMEEFPQQLPVPKAPARGKSRSRRPREARFKTQPVTFAEIAEVEEEGSSPLEEERARRSFLQSLENLRRSTQTLHCPPAAHHSCTPTPTQASLDSSDSDSTQ is encoded by the coding sequence ATGGCTGCTGTGCGTCAGATGATTATGGAGGCCTCTGGCTTCCACGTCCTGCCAGCCCACCTCATGGCCTCGGCAATGgaggagttcccccagcagctGCCTGTCCCTAAGGCTCCGGCGAGGGGCAAGAGCCGCTCCAGGCGACCTCGGGAGGCTCGCTTCAAAACACAGCCTGTCACCTTTGCTGAGATTGCAGAGGTAGAAGAAGAGGGTTCCTCGCCCTTGGAGGAAGAGAGGGCACGGCGCTCCTTCCTTCAGTCCCTGGAGAACCTGCGAAGGAGCACGCAGACCCTCCACTGCCCACCGGCTGCACATCACAGCTGCACCCCTACACCCACACAGGCCAGCCTGGACTCCAGTGACTCCGACTCCACCCAGTGA
- the alkbh3 gene encoding alpha-ketoglutarate-dependent dioxygenase alkB homolog 3 isoform X2 — protein MSDKRQRARVQGSWAKQVPKHTAPTGTVPKNHQPRNSNQVPSSWGLGQQKTSQTFEFHQPTKPIRDLPPERLIEHAGDYEISHGPSGVSRLRLMPGFLSPEEADWKFSKLLAELPWSQKTNYRQGEAYDEPRLTCWYGELPYTYAQSTMAANTQWHPLLLTLREAVEQASSSRFNSLLCNLYRDGHDSIGWHSDDEASLGAKPTIASLSLGDTRVFSLRKQPPPENGDYTYVERIRLPLSHGTLLLMEGATQDDWQHQVAKEYHDRGPRINLTFRTIHPELEGHRPGTKLRFTAEQQ, from the exons atgtcgGACAAGCGTCAGCGCGCCAGAGTCCAGGGCTCCTGGGCCAAACAAGTGCCAAAACACACAGCACCAACAG GTACAGTTCCAAAGAACCATCAACCCAGAAATTCCAACCAAGTCCCTAGTTCTTGGGGTTTGGGGCAACAGAAGACGTCTCAGACATTTGAGTTTCATCAGCCCACTAAG CCAATTAGAGATCTTCCACCAGAGAGGTTGATAGA ACATGCAGGCGATTATGAGATCAGCCACGGTCCGTCTGGAGTCTCCAG ACTGCGGCTGATGCCTGGGTTTCTTTCCCCAGAGGAGGCTGACTGGAAGTTCAGTAAACTGTTAGCAGAGCTTCCCTGGTCTCAGAAAACCAACTATAGACAGG gTGAGGCATACGACGAGCCCAGGCTGACCTGCTGGTATGGAGAGTTGCCCTATACGTACGCTCAATCCACCATGGCTGCCAACACACAG TGGCATCCGTTGCTGTTAACCCTTCGTGAGGCAGTGGAGCaggcgagcagcagcaggttcaaCTCGCTGCTATGTAACTTGTATCGGGACGGCCATGACAGTATTGGCTGGCACAGTGACGATGAGGCCTCCTTGGGTGCCAAACCCACAATCGCCTCGCTCAGTCTGGGGGACACAAGAGTGTTCAGCCTTCGAAAGCAGCCTCCACCG GAGAACGGTGACTACACTTATGTGGAGCGAATTCGGCTTCCTCTGAGTCATGGGACACTTCTGCTGATGGAAGGAGCCACACAGGACGATTGGCAG CATCAAGTGGCTAAAGAGTACCATGACCGTGGCCCGCGGATCAACTTGACCTTCAGAACTATTCATCCAGAGCTGGAGGGCCACAGGCCGGGGACCAAGCTTCGCTTCACTGCTGAGCAACAGTAA